In one Helicoverpa zea isolate HzStark_Cry1AcR chromosome 5, ilHelZeax1.1, whole genome shotgun sequence genomic region, the following are encoded:
- the LOC124630232 gene encoding charged multivesicular body protein 1b isoform X1 codes for MSSSAMEKHLFNLKFAVKELERNSKKCEKEEKVEKEKAKKAIQKGNLEGARIHAENAIRQKNQALNYLRMSARVDAVSSRVQTALTTRKVTNSMAGVVKAMDAAMKSMNLEKISTLMDKFESQFEDLDVQSSYMENAMSQTTTTTVPQGDVDNLLQQVADEAGLELNMELPSGVPSTSVGTATVVSQEQDELTQRLARLRQAE; via the exons ATGTCTTCATCCGCTATGGAAA AACacctatttaatttaaaatttgctGTAAAAGAGTTAGAGAGAAATtctaaaaaatgtgaaaaagaaGAAAAGGTTGAGAAGGAGAAAGCTAAGAAGGCAATACAGAAGGGCAACTTGGAGGGGGCTCGGATACATGCAGAGAATGCCATCAGACAGAAGAATCAGGCGCTGAATTACTTGCGGATGTCAGCTAGAGTAGATGCAGTGTCAAGCAGAGTGCAGACAGCACTTACTACTAGGAAG GTCACAAACTCCATGGCTGGAGTAGTAAAAGCAATGGATGCGGCAATGAAATCAATGAACTTAGAGAAGATATCAACACTCATGGACAAGTTCGAGAGTCAGTTTGAAGACCTGGATGTGCAGTCTTCATACATGGAGAATGCAATGTCACAGACTACCACTACCACAGTGCCTCAGGGAGATGTTGATAATCTATTGCAGCAAGTTGCTGATGAAGCTGG TTTGGAGCTTAACATGGAGCTACCCTCAGGAGTACCGAGCACCTCAGTGGGCACCGCCACCGTGGTGTCACAGGAACAAGACGAGCTCACACAACGACTCGCCAGATTAAGACAAGCCGAGTAG
- the LOC124630232 gene encoding charged multivesicular body protein 1b isoform X2, whose protein sequence is MERIEEHLFNLKFAVKELERNSKKCEKEEKVEKEKAKKAIQKGNLEGARIHAENAIRQKNQALNYLRMSARVDAVSSRVQTALTTRKVTNSMAGVVKAMDAAMKSMNLEKISTLMDKFESQFEDLDVQSSYMENAMSQTTTTTVPQGDVDNLLQQVADEAGLELNMELPSGVPSTSVGTATVVSQEQDELTQRLARLRQAE, encoded by the exons ATGGAACGTATCGAAG AACacctatttaatttaaaatttgctGTAAAAGAGTTAGAGAGAAATtctaaaaaatgtgaaaaagaaGAAAAGGTTGAGAAGGAGAAAGCTAAGAAGGCAATACAGAAGGGCAACTTGGAGGGGGCTCGGATACATGCAGAGAATGCCATCAGACAGAAGAATCAGGCGCTGAATTACTTGCGGATGTCAGCTAGAGTAGATGCAGTGTCAAGCAGAGTGCAGACAGCACTTACTACTAGGAAG GTCACAAACTCCATGGCTGGAGTAGTAAAAGCAATGGATGCGGCAATGAAATCAATGAACTTAGAGAAGATATCAACACTCATGGACAAGTTCGAGAGTCAGTTTGAAGACCTGGATGTGCAGTCTTCATACATGGAGAATGCAATGTCACAGACTACCACTACCACAGTGCCTCAGGGAGATGTTGATAATCTATTGCAGCAAGTTGCTGATGAAGCTGG TTTGGAGCTTAACATGGAGCTACCCTCAGGAGTACCGAGCACCTCAGTGGGCACCGCCACCGTGGTGTCACAGGAACAAGACGAGCTCACACAACGACTCGCCAGATTAAGACAAGCCGAGTAG